The genome window AGCATATGTTGTTTATAAAACATAAAGGGCATGCTTGTCTTTTCACATAAGTTGAAAAACAAATATGTAAGTGCCAATCGTAATTAATAAAAAAGAtgaattataaatttataattactCAATAGAAGACTAAAAGAAGGGATGGAAAAATAGAAGGCTCCAATTTTCACAACCATTATCCAGTACACCGAGGTGCAGCCTATCTCTATGCGCCTCATTTATCAGTATTCAGATTTGAGTCATTTGACGCAGTGCAACAAAGGTGGATAAGGAGCAGAGGAAGAGCGAGGGAACGAACAAAAAAGAACAAGTCTTTTTTGCCTTCCTTCCTGAATGGGATTCTCTACATCAACAAGGCCAGTTCTCTCTTTCCCTCTTGGCTTCTCTTTCATTTACCTCTTTTACATGTACTAATTTATACTACCAATTGTGACAATTTGCAGTTTCTCTTTGCTGCAGTTTCTATTTTAGTCGCTATTGCAATCTGGGTCTTGCCTGGAAATCTTCTAGCTTGTTTGTCCAGTTGGGTTTCATTCCAAATGGTTCAATCAAACCCACAAAAATTTCTCCCTGTAAATTCCCTCGGGCATGCCTTTCTTCCCCTTCTTCAGGTATACTTTCTTTTTACCTTGCCTACTAGTCTAGAACTGTTTATGCTATGTATTTGTTGTTAGATGTTGTTGATGGACTATCACATTGCTAAGATACTGGCATTCTGTCATTGCATTTTGAATTTAGCTTTGTTAGAAGTTTTCTGGATAAAAGATTTTTTTCTTCTCGTTTTTTGGAGGAGGGATGACAGACTAATGAGTATTGGCGAACAATTTAAGGACTTAAAATCTTATGGGGACCTTTTAGCTGATGGATGCAGCATAATTGGGGTAAAAAATTATAACTTTTGGGCATTTGGGGCTTGGAAGAACGAGTGAGTAAAGATACAATAGGGATGGGGGATTATGTTGTTCACTTTCTGGTTGTGAACTAGGAGGATTTGTGCTAAAAAGTGAACAGTTTTGCATCTGAATTTGTCTATTGTTCTCTTTTTATGGAAGTTCGAAAATATTGGAGTTTCCCTAAGAACTGGCTATTGCAATATTATATGGCTGGTAGAAATCTCAAGAAATTGATTATTGGATTATTGAACACAAAAATGTTACACTTTCTGATGCTTTAGCCCAAGCTGAAGCTGAGGCTGATTTCTTCCACATCCTGCATCATAAATATTTATCTGATCGATCttgaaaattggaaatttgTGGAAGTTAGTTTGTTAGATTCATCAGATTCGTCGATACGAAATGTGTATGCTGGGTATAGACCTCATGATTAGGTTATTGTTGGAAGTGTAAATTATTAACAATGTTATAAGGTAGTTTTGGATTTTGTGCTGCCTTTTCCTTGTGTTGTGTTGAAAATGGCCGTTAATTTGCTTTTATGCTTCGAAGGTGACTTGAAATTCTGTTTCTTAGCCTAGGATTACAATTGACAGATACGTATTGAATTGTTGGCTTAGTGGTTTTGCTTCGCCTGTCTGTTGATGTTGAGCCCTTTATTGATATGGTGACCACTAGATCTTTTTCATTTCCTTCCTCTTATTCATTTGCATATGGTTGTTTTCAATTTCCTGAGATCAGCATATGCGGAGGATTTCTTCTTTTGGATGACGAAGGTTTTATGTCTCGGCATACTGAGAGATTTTCACACACCTATACATACACATGATGTCTCCCATCTGTCAATCTATTCAGCAGACTATTGCATCGCTAAATTAATATGAATATTGCGATCCAGATCCTCTTTTGGTAAAGGCTGCAAGAGGAGACCCTGTAAATCGTCCTCCTGCATGGATGATGCGGCAAGCTGGAAGGTATATGGCTGCTTACAGGAAGCTTGCTGAGAAATACCCATCTTTCAGAGAGAGGTCAGAGACAACTGATCTCATTGTGGAAATTTCTTTGCAGCCTTGGGAAGCTTTCCATCCAGATGGAGTTATTATTTTCTCTGACATACTTACCCCGCTACCTGCTTTTGGTGTCCCATTTGACATAGAAGAGGTGCGCGGTCCAGTTATTCACTCTCCTCTTCATCATGAGGAGGATTTGAAAGCACTACATCCAATTGACTTGGACAAACTACAGTTTGTCGGGGAGTCCTTACAAATTTTGCGCAGAGAGGTACTCTTGTATTTCACCAAATGTATCATAAGAATGCTGTTCTTAGTAGCTTTCAGCTTGCTCCTTTTAGCATAGCATGCAATGCTTTTATCTTCTATTTGTTTTCAAGACTTTATCAATCTTTTTGAATTAGGTCGGGGAGCAAGCTGCAGTTTTAGGTTTTGTGGGAGCTCCTTGGACAATTGCTACATATATTGTGGAGGGGGGCACAACTCGCACTTATACAAAGATAAAGAGCATGTGCCATACAGCACCACATGTTTTGAGGGCTCTTCTCTCTCATTTGACTGTAGCAATAGCTGAATACATTGTTTTCCAGGTTCAGTCTGGAGCTCATTGTGTTCAGATATTTGATTCCTGGGGTGGACAATTGCCACCTCATATGTGGGATAGTTGGTCAAAACCTTATATTGACAAGGTaactttgatgatttttctagtaaaTGTACTTGTTATCCAATTATTCTGTTATCTAGCCATAGAGTCTTTCCTGTAGACCACAAAGGTGGTTGTTGATTCATGATCTCATTGACGTTTTTGATAAACATACTGTCTCATTTTGTGAGACTTATTTAATTCAACATATTAACGTACAGCCTCCAATAAAGCTTCATATTTTTGCTGTGTAATAGCCTTGATAAAGTTATGCTTGAGATCTCTTGGACTAAGAATGTATCAGTAAGTTTAAAACTGATATGCATTTCCTGGTTTGGTTCATTTTTATATGATTAACGATAGTATGCAATGCTGGTCAGCTTTAGTGATAAGTTCATCGAATTTCAAAAACACTTTTATAATGGCAAAATTATGAATTACTGTCGGCTGAATTtacctttttacttttctttgggAGGGGTTTGGGAGCCAGTTCAGaacaatttctttcttttttccctttaaaaCATCTTTTATTCCTGCATGCAGATAGTAAGCACAGTGAGAACAAAATGCCCTCAAACACCGCTAGTGCTCTACATTAACGGGAATGGTGGAATTCTTGAACGAATGAAACTAACTGGCGTTGATGTTATTGGGCTTGACTGGACTGTTGATATGGAAGATGGAAGGAAACGGCTAGGAAATGATATTGGTATACAGGGAAATGTAGATCCTGCAGTATTGTTTAGTCCTCTTTCTGCTGTGGCTGATGAAATTAAAAGGTACGTAATGTAAGTCCTCCTTCTGCTGTGACTGATGAAATTAAAAGGTACATAATGTACCTTAAATTGGATCTACACAAGTTAATTTAGCCGCTGATCAGTTGGGGAATAAATTCTCCTCCAACTGCAGTTAATTAATTGGTTAGCCCATTATAGAACTTTCCGTTGCTGTATTAAGCATCTCAATTACATATGGTTGAAGAGGGCTTGACCTAAACTTGCATCTGGGGCAAAAGGTGAGACTAAATAAAATGGTGAAAAAACAGTTATCTCACATGAGGCCAAGGCGTTTTAGAAAATTGAGCAGATTGGTTTCCTTTTAAAACTGATTACTAAGCTGGTTCTGTTCCTTCGACAGGGTTGTTAAGTCTGCAGGGCCTAGGCATCACATTCTTAATTTGGGCCATGGTGTTCTTGTTGGGACACCTGAGGAAGCTGTTGCCCACTTTTTCAATGTTGCAAGGAGCTTAAAGATCGATGAGAAAACTGTGGAGCATGAAAATAACGCACCTAAAACTGTAGTAGGAAGATAGAAATTCTGTGAAGCAGCGTAGAAGAGCACGAGCCTTTAACTTTTGCCTGCCTTTCCTTGCAGAAGTGGTGCCATGCGTGCAGGTTTCAGCTAATATGTTATGTTAGATGATGTTTAGGAGACAATTCTTCGGATTGGTTCTTGTGCTATCCTGATAATACTCTTTTTAGCTTGTAGTATCAGAAAATTTTCGCTTCGAATCTAAACTTTCGGCATCTCTACTTATGGTTTTGTCTCACGATCCAAATGGGGATCATTTTGGGTGGTCAATGTTGTCGATACAATAGGGCGGAAAGAATCAGCTACCCAATTTAATGGATGGTGGTAGATTTCCCTGGAACGCCTTTGGCCTTCAACTCTATTTTCATTTGATGAAAAGGTTATGGGTTCAATATTAAGGCTGATCCTTTTGCAAGCATAATGAATGTCATCATAATGTGGCAGAAAAGAGATATTATTCTAATCATCTTCTAATCCACCTTTACACCCAATTAGGGGGCCAAAGCCAACTTTAATAGCTAAGGTACTTTTCAAAAGTTAAAGTCAGATAGTGATTTTACCTATGTTTGAATACGGGTGGCATGGATGATTGGAATGTAAGGAAGCTAGTCAAATAGTTAAAGTCAGATAGTCACATTCAACCACAGACAGGAACATCCATTCAAGAATTGCGCAAAAGGCACAGAATGAATGGTTGGAATATAAGGAAGCTAAGAACCAAGAGAAAAGGGTGAGCATGCTGGAAATATCAGGAGCAGAAAGAACAGCAGCAACAGAGGAAGGAGGGTACTGGTGTCATTCATCTAAGAATTGCATCAAAACAGAAGACGGGAGGATGGGAGACGGGTTTTGGTATAGTAGCAGAGGATGATAGCAAACAGATACTAGCTGAGAATGGGCCACAAAAGAAACTAATGAAGGCAACACTCTCAGGAATCATGTAGTGGCCATCAAGCTAGCATTATGTAAGGCAAGAGAGCAGCACTGGGAGAAGATTGCGGTCAAAATGAAACAGAAGCAATTGCTGAAGATGATATAGACCAGCAAATCCAAGGACATGATAGTGTACTCTCATCTGGAGGATATAAAAAAATTTGTGCTCATTCGTTTTGTCGACTAGTCAAATTGAGGAAAGAGTTGATTATATAATGTTTAAGCATCCTTTAACCATATCTTTTGATGAGGAGTGGCTCCACTCTTAGTACCAATATGCTCTTGTATAGTCTCAAATTGGCCCTTTGCTCAACAATTGTATAGTTTATCAAATTTCAATAATATTATCTACGCtttctgaaaaaaaataaaataaaattacggGTGACATGGACAGGAGCATTCTCTAGAACAAGACAAAAAGAAGATTAGGTTAAAATAGCCATGTCATATTATTACCATCATCTTAAGAGGATTGATTAAAGTGGTGAGATTTTTACCACTTCAAAATCAACATTGCTcttaaattgaaattttcatttGCTTTAATATCTATATTAAACTCATtttctaaatcttttttttttcttttggtggtCCATAGCATAGAAAAAGCTGAAAAAATTATCCACACCAACAAGATTAGTTGACTAAGCACCTGTGTGCATAAGCATTTGTCCTCTTATATCCATGGTTTGCCATCATGGTCGTTGTTGTGTCGTGATCATTATTATTGTTTCACACTCATACGTATGTTATATAGCATATAagagttttcaaattttttaaaaaaattaatgaaaatagaaaatacaACAAGAAGCACAATTATCAAATTAGATTTGCTAAATACCTACATTATCATATATGTACTCAATAATTATTTACATAAAGGGATACTGTTGTAGTCATGAATCAAAAGCATTAAAAGTACATGATTTTAGTACCAAAAGCATCTTCTATTTCTATTTTATGAGACATCAAAGCTTAAATATAAGATTAAAATCATTATATCTTATATAGCACAATAAGAATCCTACTCTGATGATAATATAATAAGAATTCTAGTACACGAAAGAAGTAATACCGTATAATTCAATACAACAAAAGAAACAGATAATCATCAAATAATATTATAGAAtgcaaaggcaaaaaaaaaaaaaaaagcaagaattTTCACCATATTTGATCAACTctattggccaaatgaatgaccTCAACTTCCTtaaaaccaaaataaataaataaataaataacaataataaacaTCCGAAACAGGTCTATCGGTGAATAATAACAATGAAATAATAACAACGATGAATATCCGAAACAATACTAACAACAAAACTTTTTTTGCTTGATTTTTGATTCAAAATCGTGTATAATTTGACGGGTTCCAATTAATATATGATGATTTGAGTTAACTCAGTTAGTATCGACCAAGTTATATTGAGTCATATCTAAAACAGGTTCACTTGCAAATCATGTGTCGGTATCGTATTGGAAGGTCCGTTCCGGTGAATACTGCTTATATCCTGCACCTAAACACCACAAACTTATAAAACCCTTAGCTTACCAACAAACCTTAGCTAAAATGAAAACAAATCATAAAGTTCTATGGTCTATATCACAAATCATAAGGTTCTATGGTCTATAAAGCCCCTCCCCGCCCACCCCCCCCTACAAACTCACCCCCACTTTGGTCTATATCATAAAACAGGTAAAAGATTCTCTAAACTTAAAATCTACTTAGGGCGAATAGGATGTTTTATGGCGAGCTTCCTTACAATTATTTCGCTTCAAGAGAACAGTAGCACTTTTTGGATgtttttggattgtaaattatttaagatatttttactgtagcactttttatgatgtgatgtatgtgagaaaaaagataattcaaaagaaaaaaaggtacattgaaaattgtaatggtgatataagcaaatatatttggacaaataatctcCTGTCCAAACACACACACAATTCAAGAGAACAGTAGACTTGGTTATCATGTAATACTTCAAGAGAATTGTTTTTACTTATGTAATGAGTTCTTTTTTTGAGATTTGGAAAGTTTGAATTGATAACATCTTATTAACAGTTTGCTAGTTTTATAATGTTATTGGTGAAGAAATATattaaaaagaatattttttcagTTAGTTGAAATTTAGCTTTAATTGCTTCTCTCTAAACCAAATTCTCTCCTTATTAAGAGTATCTACTTCTTATATAGGAGGGAGATCTCTTAtggctttctttttctcttttgcatgtAGTAAAGTCCCTTTTAAGATATTTTagtgagagttttttttttctctatttggATCTTTTAGTGATAATTTTCTTCTCTATTAGCATCTTCTTgtgagtgttttttttttagtatttattttttggtattttatttgTTAGGTTTGAGTTTTTTCCTAAATGttttaccaaattttgaatttcttggatttgttttgtcaaatttttatCTGATttctttaaatatatatatatatatttgtagcTTTGAAGTGTAATCTTGTTAAATTTTCAGATTTATTAtgatttttgttaattcttCCAAATCTATTTGCATCTGTTGCATGTTTTGTTATGTTTGCTGCTATTAGTACAAATcttctaaaataaaaaagacatTATGATTTTCTCTTAAAAAAGgaataaatttttgaattagGTAGCAAGTAAGAATGAATGCACAGCTTATAATT of Coffea arabica cultivar ET-39 chromosome 5c, Coffea Arabica ET-39 HiFi, whole genome shotgun sequence contains these proteins:
- the LOC113691109 gene encoding uroporphyrinogen decarboxylase 1, chloroplastic-like isoform X1, translating into MGFSTSTSFYFSRYCNLGLAWKSSSLFVQLGFIPNGSIKPTKISPCKFPRACLSSPSSDPLLVKAARGDPVNRPPAWMMRQAGRYMAAYRKLAEKYPSFRERSETTDLIVEISLQPWEAFHPDGVIIFSDILTPLPAFGVPFDIEEVRGPVIHSPLHHEEDLKALHPIDLDKLQFVGESLQILRREVGEQAAVLGFVGAPWTIATYIVEGGTTRTYTKIKSMCHTAPHVLRALLSHLTVAIAEYIVFQVQSGAHCVQIFDSWGGQLPPHMWDSWSKPYIDKIVSTVRTKCPQTPLVLYINGNGGILERMKLTGVDVIGLDWTVDMEDGRKRLGNDIGIQGNVDPAVLFSPLSAVADEIKRYVMVVKSAGPRHHILNLGHGVLVGTPEEAVAHFFNVARSLKIDEKTVEHENNAPKTVVGR
- the LOC113691109 gene encoding uroporphyrinogen decarboxylase 1, chloroplastic-like isoform X2 translates to MGFSTSTSFYFSRYCNLGLAWKSSSLFVQLGFIPNGSIKPTKISPCKFPRACLSSPSSDPLLVKAARGDPVNRPPAWMMRQAGRYMAAYRKLAEKYPSFRERSETTDLIVEISLQPWEAFHPDGVIIFSDILTPLPAFGVPFDIEEVRGPVIHSPLHHEEDLKALHPIDLDKLQFVGESLQILRREVGEQAAVLGFVGAPWTIATYIVEGGTTRTYTKIKSMCHTAPHVLRALLSHLTVAIAEYIVFQVQSGAHCVQIFDSWGGQLPPHMWDSWSKPYIDKIVSTVRTKCPQTPLVLYINGNGGILERMKLTGVDVIGLDWTVDMEDGRKRLGNDIGIQGNVDPAVLFSPLSAVADEIKRVVKSAGPRHHILNLGHGVLVGTPEEAVAHFFNVARSLKIDEKTVEHENNAPKTVVGR